Sequence from the Kineosporia succinea genome:
CTGCCGGGTGAGGGCGCCGAGCAGGCGGGTCTTGCCGATCCCGGCCTCGCCGGTGACGAACAGCAGCTCACCGCGCCCCTGCCCGGCCTCGGCGAGGCGGCGCCCGCCCAGGGTCAGGAACTCGTCGCGCCCGACCATGACCGGTGAGGCGACCACCGATCCCGCCATCACGTCCCCCCTCCGCCGACCGCATCGTCCTCAATTCTGCGCCTCAGACTGCCGGGCCCCGCTGGAACCGCGCTGAAACGGCAGTCCCGGCCGCCCGGGATAGGTCAACCGACTGATTCGGCGCGGACCCCGGGCGGCCACGCTGGTCAGCACCCGGATCACAAGAGAGGACGCAGGACGATGGCGAAGTTCATGGACGTGCACGACGGGTTCGTCGGGGTCACGCAGCAGCAGCTCGAGGAGGCGCACCAGCGCGACCTGGACAACGAGAGGGCCGAGGGCGTGCACTTCGAGCGGGCCTGGCTCGACCCCGAGTCGGGCAAGGTGTTCTGCCTGTCGTCGGGGCCGTCGAAGGAGGCCGTGGCCCGCGTGCACGAGGCCTCCGGGCACCCGACGACGCAGATCTACGAGCTGCCGGTCGAGGTGTCCTGAGCGGGCCGATCACCTCTCGGGCCGCTCACTTCTCGGGGCGCTCACTTCTCGGGGCGCTCACGGCCACGACCAGCCCGCGCAGCCAGGCGTGGGGCTGGTCGTCGTCGTGGCGGCGGTGCCAGTACAGCCGCAGGGGCACCGGTGGCAGGGCCACCGGCGCGGGCCGGGTCACCAGACCCCGGGCGATGACGGACGACGCGGTCACCCGCCGCGGCACGACGGCCAGCAGGTCGGTGGTCGCCACCAGGTCCAGGGCGGCCGCGCTCCCGGGCACGGCCACGGTCACGTCGCGGGTGACGCCGTGCTTCTCGAGGACGTCGTCGACCGGGTCACGCAGACGCCCGCGCCGCGACACGGACAGGTGATCGGCCCGCGCGTACCGCTGCAGGGTCAGGTTCTTCGCGGCCAGCGGATGCCCGGCCCGCATCACCACGACCAGCTCGTCGTGCCCGAGCAACACACTGTTCAGGTCGGGCAGGGCGGGCACGGAACTGCCCGCGAGCAGGTCGATCCGGGTGTGGCGCACGTCGTCGGTGTCGGCCGCGGGCTCGGCCAGGAACCGTAACCGCGCGCCCGGCGCCGCCTCCCGCACCCGGGCGACCAGGGCCGGGCCCAGCGCGGTGACCAGCGACTCGTGCCAGCGCAGGGTGAAGGTGCGTTCCAGCCGGGCCAGGTCGAGCTCCGGCGCCGGGGTGAGCAGGTCACGGGCCTGCTGCAGCACCGGGCCGATCCCGTCGCGCAGCGCCAGGGCCCGGGGCGTCAGGGTCATGCCGCGGCCCGAGCGCACGAGCAGCTCGTCGCCCGTGACGCGACGCAACCGGGCCAGGGTGCGGCTCATGCTCGGCACCGACACCCGAGAGCGCTCGGCTGCGGCGCTCACGCTGCCCTCGCTCAGCAGCGCGTCGAGGGCGGTGAGGAGATTCAGGTCCATGACTTAACTCCGAAGGTAACTACCGCTTGCTGAACCTAGCATTGCTGATAATCGGCAGGATTCCTAGTCTCGGTGCCAGCTCACCGACCCCGGGAAAGGGAACCTTCGACGATGGACAGTCAGATGCTCGAGCAGGTCACCGCCGAGGTGCGCCGGGCCGGCGCCCGCATGGCCGAGACCTTCACCGGCACACACCTTCTCACCACCCGGCAGGACTTCGTCGAGGCGATCGCCGCGGCCGACGCGCGAGTGCTGGAGGTGCTGCGCGAACCGCTGCTGGCGCTGCGCCCGCAGGCCGGATGGGTGGAGGACGAGCTCGACGACGGGCCGCTGCCCGCCGGCGAGTGGTGGGTCGTCGACCCGGTCGAGGGCGCGATCAACTACGTGCACGGCATCGACGAGTGGGCCGTCACCGCCACCCTGGTGCGCGACGGCGAACCGCTGCTGACGGTGGTGCACCTGCCCCTGACGCAGACCACGTACACGGCCGTGCGCGGTGGCGGGGCCCATCAGGACGGGCGGCGGCTGTCGGCGTCAGGCAAGACCGAGCTGCAGGGGGCGCTGGTCGGCACCGGTCAGGCCAGCCCTCGCGAGACCGCCTCGACGTGGCAGCTCATCGGCCGCACCCTCACCGCGATGATGGGCGCCAGTGGTGTCACGCGGGTCTCGGTGCCCCCGACGCTGCAGCTCATCCACGTGGCGGCCGGGCGTTCGGACGTGTTCTGGCAGCACAGCGCCGTGCGCTCCGGACTGCTCGCCGGGGCGCTGCTGGTCTCCGAGGCGGGCGGCACGATCACCGACCTGCACGGCGGGCCGTGGACGCTCGACAGCTCCGACTTCCTCGCCGCCGCGCCCGGGGTGCACGGCGAGGCCGTGTCCGTGCTGTCCGCGGCCGTCTGAGGGAGACCGTCATGCGTATCGCCGTTCTCGCCGCCACCGGCCGCACCGGACGTCACCTCACCGCGCAGGCCCTGGCCCGCGGTCACCAGGTCGTGGCCCTGGCCCGCACCCCGGCCGACGTCCCCGGACCGGCCGACTGGGCCGCTTCGGCCACTTCGGCCACTTCGGCTGCTTCGGATGCTTCGGGCACTTCGGGCGCTTCGGCTGCTTCGGATGCTTCGGATGCTTCGGCGGAGGGCCGGTTGATCCGGGTCGCCGCCGACGTTCGGGACCTCGCCTCCCTGACCGCCGCCCTCCAGGACGCCGACGTCGTGGTCTCCGGCCTCGGCCAGACGAAGAACAGCCCGGACGACCTGCTCGCGAGCGCCGCCGGTCACCTCACCGACCTGATGGGACCCCGCGTCGTCTGGCTGGGCGCGTTCGGCACCGGCCCCTCTGCCGGCGCCGCCGGGCCCCTGACCCGCGGGATCCTGCGCGTGGCCCTGGGCAGTGAGATTCCCGACCGGGTGCGCGCCGACGCCCGGGTGCTGGAGGCGGGCGGCACTGTCTTCCACGCCGGCCCCCTCACCGACGGGCCGCTGGGCGCGAGCCGCCGCGTCGTCCCCCTGTCGCAGGCACCCCGGAACCTGTTCCCGCGAACCGTTTCCCGCGCCACGGTGGCGGCCGGCATGCTCGACGTCGCCGAGCGCGCCGGCGAGGGCGGCGTGTTCCTGCCCCTGCCGTAGATCCTCGCCGCAGAGCCGGGCTCACCGGGTCAGGTCAGCACCCGCCGCGAGCTCCGGCAGGTCGCCGATGCCCACGATCAGGCGGAACCGGGGCGGCCCTGGCCCGGACGCGCCGATGCGGGCCTGCGGCACGACGAAACCACAGCCAGGCGCACCGGCCCTCGGGCGTCGCCCAGTTCAGCGAGACCGTCTCGGCCTTCAGCGATGTCGCGCGTTTCCCGGGCCGGCGGTGGCGCCCAGTGCCTGGGCCGGGACGTCGACGACCATCATGTTCAGATCTGATGGTGAATATCTATTCTTTATTGACTAGGCATTATTCAACGCTCAGGGTAGAGGGACAGCCCGTCACTCAGGAACGGATATCCCGATGCTCGCACCGGATCTCGAACAAGCGGCGCGCTGGCGTCACGTGACGGCCATCAGCGACCCGCAGGTGCTCACCGAATCGCTGCGCCGGGCGGCGAACGCCTCGCGCGCCACCACGCTGCAGATGGTCTCGGCCGCGAGACTCGGTCACCTGGGCGGTGACATGTCGGTGCTCGACGTGCTGACCACGCTCTACGGCTCGGTGTTGCGCGTCGACCCGGAGAACCCGGAGTGGCCCGAGCGCGACCGGCTGATCATGAGCAAGGGCCACTGCTCGGAGGCGCTCTACGCGACGCTGGCCTGGGCCGGCTTCTTCTCCCCGGACGAGCTGCGCACGTTCGACCGCCCGGGCTCTGCGCTGAACGGTCACCCCAACCGCACCTACGTCCCGGGCGTGGAGACCAACACCGGCGCGCTCGGTCACGGCCTGCCGGTCGGGGTCGGCGTGGCCGTCGGTGCGAAGCTGCAGCAGCTGCCTTCGCGCGTTTTCGTCGTGCTCGGCGACGGGGAGCTGCAGGAGGGCAGCAACTGGGAGGCGGCCATGACCGCCGCTCACCGCGGCCTCGACAACCTCACCGCGATCGTCGACCGCAACCGCCTGCAGCAGGGCGCCCGCACCGAGGACACCGCGAGCCTGGACCCGCTGGCCGAGAAGTGGCGGGCGTTCGGCTGGAACGTCGTCGAGGTGGACGGCCACGACCACCTCGGACTGCGTGACGCCCTCATCGCGGTCGCCGCGGGAAGGCCCACCTGTCTCATTGCCGAAACGGTCAAGGGCAAGGGAATCTCCTTCATGGAAGACCGCGTCGAGTGGCACCACAAGGTCCCCACCGCCGACCAGCTGGCCACCGCCCTCGAGGAGCTGTCGCGATGACCACCACCCTCGAACCCCAGACGTTCGACTGCCGGCAGGCCTTCGCCGAGACCCTCATCGACCTGGCCCGCGCCGACGACCGGATCGTCGCCGTCTGCAACGACTCCGTCGGTTCGTCGAACCTGGTGGCCTTCCGCGAGGAGTTCCCCGACCGCCTGGTCAACGTCGGCATCGCCGAGCAGAACATGGTCGGCGTCGGGGCGGGCCTGGCCAACGCCGGGCTGGTGCCGTTCGTCTGCGCGGCCGGGCCCTTCCTCACCGGGCGAGCCACTGAGCAGATCAAGACCGACGTGGCCTACAGCGACCGGGCCGTGGTGCTGTGCGCGATGAGCCCGGGCATGGCCTACGGCGAGCTCGGCCCCACCCATCACTCGATCGAAGACCTGGCCTGGATGCGGGCCGTGGCCAACCTCGACATCCTCGTCCCGGCCGACCCCGCCCAGACGCGGGCCGCCGTGCGCTGGGCCGCCGGCTCGAAGCGTCCGGTGTTCATGCGCGTGGGCCGCCACAAGGTGCCCGGCGTGAGCGACCCGGCCGACCCGTTCGTGTTCGGGCGCGCCGACGTGCTGAGCGACGGCAGCGACGTGACGATCTTCGCCACCGGCACCCCGGTCAGCCGGGCCCTGGGCGCGGCCGGCCTGCTGGCCCGCCAGGGGGTCGGCGCCCGGGTTGTGAACGTCTCCACGATCAGCCCGCTCGACGAGGCGACCGTGCTGGCCGCCGCCCGCGAGACCGGGTTCGTGCTCACGGTCGAGGAGGCCACCACCACCGGCGGGCTCGGCGCGGCGATCGGCGAGATCGTGCTGCGGCACCACCCGGTGCCGCTGCGGATGCTCGGCGTCCCGCGGGTGTTCGCGCCCACCGGCGACAACGACTACCTGCTCGAGACGTTCGGCCTGACGGCCGAGGGCATCGCCGCCGCGGTGCTGGACCTGCGGAACTGAGCGGAACTGACCGGCACTGACCCGCACGGAGGGGGATCCATGGCCGACATCGTCGTCGCCGTCGACCAGGGCACGTCGTCCACCAAGGCGGTCGCCGTGAGCGTGTCCGGTGAGGTGGTCGCGGATGTCACGGTGCCCGTCGGCATCGCGCATCCCTCCCCCGGCCGGGTCGAGCAGGACGCCGAGGAACTGGTGACGTCCGTGGTCACCGCCCTGGGCCGGCTCGGTCAGCTGGACGGGCGGGTCGCCGCGGTCGGGCTCAGCACCCAGCGGGAGTCGGCGCTGGTGTGGGAACGCTCGACCGGCAAGCCGCTCGGCCCGATGCTGGGCTGGCAGGACCGGCGCACGGCCGGGCGGGCGCGGGCTCTCTCGGGTGAGGCCGGGAGGGTGCGCTCGGTGACCGGTCTGCCGCTCGACCCGATGTTCTCGGCGCTGAAGATCGGCTGGCTGCTCGACGAGATCGACCCGGACCGGCGGCGCTCCCGCGCGGGTGAACTGGCTGTGGGCACGGTGGATTCGTGGCTGCTGGCCCGGCTGACCGGTGAGCACCGCATCGAGCTCGGCAACGCGGCCCGCACCCAGCTGCTCTCGCTCGACGCGGGCGACTGGGACGCCGGGCTGCTGGAGCTGTTCGGCATCCCCGAGGCGGTGCTGCCCCGGCTGACCGCGTCCGACGA
This genomic interval carries:
- a CDS encoding SCO4226 family nickel-binding protein, producing the protein MAKFMDVHDGFVGVTQQQLEEAHQRDLDNERAEGVHFERAWLDPESGKVFCLSSGPSKEAVARVHEASGHPTTQIYELPVEVS
- a CDS encoding LysR family transcriptional regulator, yielding MDLNLLTALDALLSEGSVSAAAERSRVSVPSMSRTLARLRRVTGDELLVRSGRGMTLTPRALALRDGIGPVLQQARDLLTPAPELDLARLERTFTLRWHESLVTALGPALVARVREAAPGARLRFLAEPAADTDDVRHTRIDLLAGSSVPALPDLNSVLLGHDELVVVMRAGHPLAAKNLTLQRYARADHLSVSRRGRLRDPVDDVLEKHGVTRDVTVAVPGSAAALDLVATTDLLAVVPRRVTASSVIARGLVTRPAPVALPPVPLRLYWHRRHDDDQPHAWLRGLVVAVSAPRSERPEK
- a CDS encoding inositol monophosphatase family protein, translated to MDSQMLEQVTAEVRRAGARMAETFTGTHLLTTRQDFVEAIAAADARVLEVLREPLLALRPQAGWVEDELDDGPLPAGEWWVVDPVEGAINYVHGIDEWAVTATLVRDGEPLLTVVHLPLTQTTYTAVRGGGAHQDGRRLSASGKTELQGALVGTGQASPRETASTWQLIGRTLTAMMGASGVTRVSVPPTLQLIHVAAGRSDVFWQHSAVRSGLLAGALLVSEAGGTITDLHGGPWTLDSSDFLAAAPGVHGEAVSVLSAAV
- a CDS encoding NAD(P)-dependent oxidoreductase translates to MRIAVLAATGRTGRHLTAQALARGHQVVALARTPADVPGPADWAASATSATSAASDASGTSGASAASDASDASAEGRLIRVAADVRDLASLTAALQDADVVVSGLGQTKNSPDDLLASAAGHLTDLMGPRVVWLGAFGTGPSAGAAGPLTRGILRVALGSEIPDRVRADARVLEAGGTVFHAGPLTDGPLGASRRVVPLSQAPRNLFPRTVSRATVAAGMLDVAERAGEGGVFLPLP
- a CDS encoding transketolase, translated to MLAPDLEQAARWRHVTAISDPQVLTESLRRAANASRATTLQMVSAARLGHLGGDMSVLDVLTTLYGSVLRVDPENPEWPERDRLIMSKGHCSEALYATLAWAGFFSPDELRTFDRPGSALNGHPNRTYVPGVETNTGALGHGLPVGVGVAVGAKLQQLPSRVFVVLGDGELQEGSNWEAAMTAAHRGLDNLTAIVDRNRLQQGARTEDTASLDPLAEKWRAFGWNVVEVDGHDHLGLRDALIAVAAGRPTCLIAETVKGKGISFMEDRVEWHHKVPTADQLATALEELSR
- a CDS encoding transketolase family protein, with product MTTTLEPQTFDCRQAFAETLIDLARADDRIVAVCNDSVGSSNLVAFREEFPDRLVNVGIAEQNMVGVGAGLANAGLVPFVCAAGPFLTGRATEQIKTDVAYSDRAVVLCAMSPGMAYGELGPTHHSIEDLAWMRAVANLDILVPADPAQTRAAVRWAAGSKRPVFMRVGRHKVPGVSDPADPFVFGRADVLSDGSDVTIFATGTPVSRALGAAGLLARQGVGARVVNVSTISPLDEATVLAAARETGFVLTVEEATTTGGLGAAIGEIVLRHHPVPLRMLGVPRVFAPTGDNDYLLETFGLTAEGIAAAVLDLRN